One Lepus europaeus isolate LE1 chromosome 7, mLepTim1.pri, whole genome shotgun sequence DNA segment encodes these proteins:
- the RBM14 gene encoding RNA-binding protein 14 isoform X2, whose translation MVKLFIGNLPREATEQEIRSLFEQYGKVLECDIIKNYGFVHIEDKTAAEDAIRNLHHYKLHGVNINVEASKNKSKTSTKLHVGNISPTCTNKELRAKFEEYGPVIECDIVKDYAFVHMERAEDAVEAIRGLDNTEFQGKRMHVQLSTSRLRTAPGMGDQSGCYRCGKEGHWSKECPIDRSGRVADLTEQYNEQYGAVRTPYTMSYGDSLYYNNAYGALDAYYKRCRAARSYEAVAAAAASAYNYAEQTLSQLPQVQNTAMASHLTSTSLDPYDRHLLPTSGAAAATAAAAAAAAAAVTAASTSYYGRDRSPLRRATAPVPTVGEGYGYGHESELSQASAAARNSLYDMARYEREQYADRARYSAF comes from the exons ATGGTGAAGCTGTTCATCGGAAACCTGCCCCGGGAGGCCACCGAGCAGGAGATCCGCTCACTCTTTGAGCAGTATGGAAAGGTACTGGAATGTGACATAATTAAGAACTATGGCTTTGTGCACATAGAGGACAAGACGGCGGCCGAGGATGCCATCCGCAACCTGCACCACTACAAGCTCCACGGCGTGAACATCAACGTGGAAGCCAGCAAGAATAAGAGCAAAACCTCTACAAAGTTGCACGTGGGCAACATCAGCCCCACTTGCACTAACAAGGAGCTGCGGGCCAAGTTTGAGGAGTACGGGCCTGTCATCGAGTGCGACATCGTCAAAGATTATGCCTTCGTGCACATGGAGCGGGCGGAGGACGCGGTGGAGGCCATCAGGGGCCTCGATAACACAGAGTTCCAAG GCAAACGAATGCACGTGCAGTTGTCCACCAGCCGGCTTAGGACTGCGCCCGGGATGGGAGACCAGAGCGGCTGCTATCGGTGCGGGAAAGAGGGGCACTGGTCCAAAGAGTGTCCGATAGATCGTTCGGGCCGCGTGGCAGACTTGACCGAGCAATATAATGAGCAATATGGAGCAGTGCGTACACCTTACACCATGAGCTATGGGGATTCGTTGTATTACAACAACGCGTACGGAGCGCTCGATGCCTACTACAAGCGCTGCCGTGCAGCCCGGTCCTATGAGGCAGTGGCGGCTGCAGCTGCCTCCGCGTATAATTACGCAGAGCAGACCCTGTCCCAGCTGCCACAAGTCCAGAACACAGCCATGGCCAGTCACCTCACCTCCACCTCTCTCGATCCCTACGATAGACACCTGTTGCCGACCTCgggagctgctgctgccacagctgctgctgctgcagcagccGCTGCTGCTGTTACTGCAGCTTCCACTTCATATTACGGGCGGGATCGGAGCCCCCTGCGTCGCGCTACAGCCCCAGTCCCCACTGTTGGAGAGGGCTACGGTTACGGGCATGAGAGTGAGTTGTCCCAAGCTTCAGCAGCCGCGCGGAATTCCCTGTACGACATGGCCCGGTATGAGCGGGAGCAGTATGCGGATCGGGCGCGGTACTCAGCCTTTTAA
- the RBM14 gene encoding RNA-binding protein 14 isoform X4, producing the protein MVKLFIGNLPREATEQEIRSLFEQYGKVLECDIIKNYGFVHIEDKTAAEDAIRNLHHYKLHGVNINVEASKNKSKTSTKLHVGNISPTCTNKELRAKFEEYGPVIECDIVKDYAFVHMERAEDAVEAIRGLDNTEFQGKRMHVQLSTSRLRTAPGMGDQSGCYRWDVCGLKSRAAVVHENTPLVVPRLRDVLGSVRSVPQEPWTLVNLAKFRPSLPFLSSLLPIFLFFCPSTTL; encoded by the exons ATGGTGAAGCTGTTCATCGGAAACCTGCCCCGGGAGGCCACCGAGCAGGAGATCCGCTCACTCTTTGAGCAGTATGGAAAGGTACTGGAATGTGACATAATTAAGAACTATGGCTTTGTGCACATAGAGGACAAGACGGCGGCCGAGGATGCCATCCGCAACCTGCACCACTACAAGCTCCACGGCGTGAACATCAACGTGGAAGCCAGCAAGAATAAGAGCAAAACCTCTACAAAGTTGCACGTGGGCAACATCAGCCCCACTTGCACTAACAAGGAGCTGCGGGCCAAGTTTGAGGAGTACGGGCCTGTCATCGAGTGCGACATCGTCAAAGATTATGCCTTCGTGCACATGGAGCGGGCGGAGGACGCGGTGGAGGCCATCAGGGGCCTCGATAACACAGAGTTCCAAG GCAAACGAATGCACGTGCAGTTGTCCACCAGCCGGCTTAGGACTGCGCCCGGGATGGGAGACCAGAGCGGCTGCTATCG GTGGGATGTGTGTGGGCTGAAATCCCGAGCTGCCGTTGTGCATGAGAATACACCCCTCGTGGTGCCCCGTCTCCGGGACGTTCTCGGCTCCGTGCGTTCAGTCCCTCAGGAACCGTGGACCTTAGTTAACCTTGCTAAGTTCAgaccttctcttcctttcctttcctctctgttgcCCATTTTCCTGTTCTTCTGCCCTTCCACTACTCTGTAG
- the RBM14 gene encoding RNA-binding protein 14 isoform X6, which yields MVKLFIGNLPREATEQEIRSLFEQYGKVLECDIIKNYGFVHIEDKTAAEDAIRNLHHYKLHGVNINVEASKNKSKTSTKLHVGNISPTCTNKELRAKFEEYGPVIECDIVKDYAFVHMERAEDAVEAIRGLDNTEFQGGMCVG from the exons ATGGTGAAGCTGTTCATCGGAAACCTGCCCCGGGAGGCCACCGAGCAGGAGATCCGCTCACTCTTTGAGCAGTATGGAAAGGTACTGGAATGTGACATAATTAAGAACTATGGCTTTGTGCACATAGAGGACAAGACGGCGGCCGAGGATGCCATCCGCAACCTGCACCACTACAAGCTCCACGGCGTGAACATCAACGTGGAAGCCAGCAAGAATAAGAGCAAAACCTCTACAAAGTTGCACGTGGGCAACATCAGCCCCACTTGCACTAACAAGGAGCTGCGGGCCAAGTTTGAGGAGTACGGGCCTGTCATCGAGTGCGACATCGTCAAAGATTATGCCTTCGTGCACATGGAGCGGGCGGAGGACGCGGTGGAGGCCATCAGGGGCCTCGATAACACAGAGTTCCAAG GTGGGATGTGTGTGGGCTGA
- the RBM14 gene encoding RNA-binding protein 14 isoform X3, giving the protein MVKLFIGNLPREATEQEIRSLFEQYGKVLECDIIKNYGFVHIEDKTAAEDAIRNLHHYKLHGVNINVEASKNKSKTSTKLHVGNISPTCTNKELRAKFEEYGPVIECDIVKDYAFVHMERAEDAVEAIRGLDNTEFQGKRMHVQLSTSRLRTAPGMGDQSGCYRHLLPTSGAAAATAAAAAAAAAAVTAASTSYYGRDRSPLRRATAPVPTVGEGYGYGHESELSQASAAARNSLYDMARYEREQYADRARYSAF; this is encoded by the exons ATGGTGAAGCTGTTCATCGGAAACCTGCCCCGGGAGGCCACCGAGCAGGAGATCCGCTCACTCTTTGAGCAGTATGGAAAGGTACTGGAATGTGACATAATTAAGAACTATGGCTTTGTGCACATAGAGGACAAGACGGCGGCCGAGGATGCCATCCGCAACCTGCACCACTACAAGCTCCACGGCGTGAACATCAACGTGGAAGCCAGCAAGAATAAGAGCAAAACCTCTACAAAGTTGCACGTGGGCAACATCAGCCCCACTTGCACTAACAAGGAGCTGCGGGCCAAGTTTGAGGAGTACGGGCCTGTCATCGAGTGCGACATCGTCAAAGATTATGCCTTCGTGCACATGGAGCGGGCGGAGGACGCGGTGGAGGCCATCAGGGGCCTCGATAACACAGAGTTCCAAG GCAAACGAATGCACGTGCAGTTGTCCACCAGCCGGCTTAGGACTGCGCCCGGGATGGGAGACCAGAGCGGCTGCTATCG ACACCTGTTGCCGACCTCgggagctgctgctgccacagctgctgctgctgcagcagccGCTGCTGCTGTTACTGCAGCTTCCACTTCATATTACGGGCGGGATCGGAGCCCCCTGCGTCGCGCTACAGCCCCAGTCCCCACTGTTGGAGAGGGCTACGGTTACGGGCATGAGAGTGAGTTGTCCCAAGCTTCAGCAGCCGCGCGGAATTCCCTGTACGACATGGCCCGGTATGAGCGGGAGCAGTATGCGGATCGGGCGCGGTACTCAGCCTTTTAA